In Vigna unguiculata cultivar IT97K-499-35 chromosome 3, ASM411807v1, whole genome shotgun sequence, a single genomic region encodes these proteins:
- the LOC114175109 gene encoding mannose/glucose-specific lectin-like → MAKTRTPFPLLMISLCFVLLVNNVKSDSLSFSFSKFEPGTQFDIGFLGDARSVDGAIQLTRRDGGSYGAPIIRKHSVGRAVYIPPVRLWDKSTGKVADFETVFTFVVDSAGSQIHADGLSFFIIPFDADPSIPKNSSGGYLGLFTPETAFNVDKNQIVAIEFDSFGNDWDPKPVAIAPHIGVDINSLESVETIDWPINAVPEGLIGEASIRYDSEKKELHVAVGYGTQPPTIVQLSETIDLSGVLPEWVRIGFSGATGDSVETHDILSWTFGSRI, encoded by the coding sequence ATGGCTAAAACACGAACTCCATTTCCCCTTCTCATGATTTCCCTCTGTTTTGTGTTGCTTGTAAACAACGTGAAGTCAGATTCACTTTCATTCAGCTTCTCGAAATTCGAGCCAGGAACACAGTTCGACATTGGTTTCCTGGGCGATGCCCGTTCAGTAGACGGTGCAATACAGTTGACTAGAAGAGACGGTGGATCATACGGCGCTCCGATCATTCGCAAACACAGCGTTGGTCGTGCTGTTTACATTCCACCCGTCCGTCTCTGGGACAAAAGCACAGGGAAAGTTGCAGACTTCGAAACTGTGTTCACCTTCGTCGTTGATTCCGCTGGGTCACAAATCCACGCCGATGGCCTTTCCTTCTTCATCATACCATTCGATGCTGACCCGAGCATTCCCAAAAATTCATCTGGGGGATACCTCGGACTCTTCACTCCCGAAACTGCTTTCAACGTCGACAAGAATCAGATTGTGGCCATTGAATTTGACAGCTTCGGAAATGATTGGGATCCCAAGCCTGTTGCCATTGCTCCTCATATTGGTGTGGACATCAACAGTCTTGAGTCCGTGGAGACGATAGATTGGCCTATTAATGCAGTTCCTGAAGGTTTGATTGGAGAAGCTAGCATTAGATACGATTCGGAGAAGAAAGAGTTGCATGTGGCCGTTGGTTATGGTACTCAACCCCCCACTATTGTTCAGCTGTCGGAGACAATTGATCTGAGTGGTGTTCTGCCGGAATGGGTGAGAATTGGGTTCTCTGGTGCCACCGGTGACAGCGTTGAGACCCATGACATTCTGTCTTGGACTTTTGGTTCGCGTATCTAG
- the LOC114175410 gene encoding bark leucoagglutinin-like has product MAALFNTRPVFMLLVPLLLLHRSLDTSFTFPNFSAPYLNSLLAFEGDASSSKGVIQLTKVQDGRVVPNSVGRATYALPVRLWDAQTGKVASFATSFSFNISYGRINGDGIAFFLGTTESTMPLSSFGGYLGLFDPKFAFRDTDQNQIVAVEFDMHQNPWDPPFPHVGIDVNSISSVESAQWESNPGLITAFVTVTYEAAAQSLSVVVKNGPTISLMIDLKTVLPEWVRVGFSGATGRLTEVHQIQSWTFSSSFD; this is encoded by the coding sequence GTTTAGACACTTCTTTCACATTCCCCAATTTTTCAGCGCCGTACCTGAACAGCCTTTTAGCCTTCGAAGGTGATGCCTCTTCATCAAAGGGTGTGATACAACTAACAAAGGTCCAAGATGGCAGAGTGGTGCCCAACAGTGTTGGCAGAGCCACCTATGCTCTACCTGTTCGCCTTTGGGATGCACAAACTGGTAAAGTTGCAAGCTTTGCCACTTCCTTCTCTTTCAACATATCCTATGGTCGAATCAATGGAGATGGAATCGCTTTCTTCCTGGGAACAACCGAATCTACCATGCCCCTAAGTTCATTTGGCGGCTACCTCGGACTCTTCGATCCCAAATTTGCTTTTAGAGACACCGACCAGAACCAAATAGTTGCTGTTGAATTTGACATGCACCAGAATCCATGGGACCCTCCTTTTCCCCACGTAGGCATTGATGTCAACTCCATTTCTTCCGTGGAATCGGCGCAGTGGGAAAGTAATCCTGGATTGATAACAGCATTTGTGACCGTAACCTATGAAGCTGCTGCACAAAGTTTGAGCGTGGTTGTCAAGAACGGACCAACGATTAGCCTCATGATTGATTTGAAGACGGTTCTTCCCGAATGGGTGAGGGTTGGGTTCTCCGGCGCCACCGGACGGTTGACTGAAGTGCACCAGATTCAGTCTTGGACTTTTAGTTCCAGCTTCGATTAG